The Xyrauchen texanus isolate HMW12.3.18 chromosome 42, RBS_HiC_50CHRs, whole genome shotgun sequence genome includes the window GTTGGGGTGGGTTATGGAcaccttcctcctcctcctcctcttcttcttcctcctcctcttctggcAAAGCTGCACCTCCACTGACTGCAATGTTGTGTAGTATTGCTGTAACTACTGCAACTGCACAACATCTTTCTGGCTTCAGACGCAACCCTCCAGCTGATTTATGCAGGCACCGGAAGCGCATCTTCCAGTGCCCAATCGAGCGCTCCACCAAGTTGCGGGTATGGATGTGTGCAATGTTGTAATTGTCCTCGGCCCGCGTGGTGGGGTTGGTGACTGGATTTAGAAGATAGGTTCTGAGGGGGTAGCCGCTGTCTCCTATAAAAAAGCTCTGCCCAAAAAACCCTCTTTCTGCATCTTGAACCTCTACTGAATTGGCCCATACAAAGCTGTCGTGTGCGCTACCAGGCCACTTTGCCACCATGTCTGCAAACATCCCCCTGTGGTCCACCACCACCTGGACATTGATGGCCGCGAAGCCCTTACGACAGATGAAGGCCTTGTTGAGCGCTGATGGGTTGGCTATGGGGATAAGTGTCCCGTTGACAAGCCCTATTATTTGTGGTATACCGGCAATGGCATGGAAGCTTTGACGCGCCTCCATCACTTCGTGCCTGGCGGAAGGCATGCGGATATAATCTGTGGCATGACGGAGCAGGATGTTTGTGACTGAACGAACGCACCGCCACACCGAGGTCTTACTCAGTCCATATCCATCCCCAACCACCTCCAGAGAACTCCCCACTGCATAAAAACGGAGAGCCGCAAGCAGCTGAATTTCGGGGCTGAGGGGGTGGTTCCGTCGAGTTTGTCTTGACACATCCGGACTAATAAGATCTAAAAGCTGCTGAATTTGCTGTCGTGGCAGGCGAAATTTCTTTTGAATTGTATCTTCTGACATGGTAGCCAGGGGACTAAAGTTTTTGCGAATATAATAGTGCACATACACTAAATGGCTTCGCGAACGGCGCCGTCTTTGATTTAGCACAACTATTCGCTGTATCGCTGCCATAGTTTGACCAAATTTCCCACCACAGTCATTCTCTTTAAATAGACGAATAAGCCTTTACTTTCGAATGGTTTGCCAGCTGATGTACCTttggataatataattaaaaagctaacaacaatcagtgtgatgacaattttattatttgcatgaaaACACATGAATTAGCCTAATTGAACACTGGgtatattcaatttaaaataatattcatataGACTAAGATGTAAAGAAGCTTTTTGCAGTGGTGCCCACTAGCGGAGTGAACTGCCAACAGTGATAAGGTATAGCTAAGAGTGCTCCAGACCAACCTTCCGAAGGTATGACTTACAGAAGGTATACTTAACTAAGAACGTTTGGGGAAACAGGTATTAACGATAAGGTACAGCTTAAGGTGTAACTGAAGAAAGACGTAGCGTTAAGAAGGTTTCGGGAAACTGATGTGACATGGTCAGTATGAGCTGTTGTTGTAAACTTTGTAAAAGGGCTGTGTTCTGCTGTGTTCCACAGAccaataacagcatacaggtttagaacggCTTCagattaaataatgacataatttagtTTTGTTCACAATGATTTCAGAGATTTCCCTTTTCGTGTTCCAAAAGAAAAGAATGTAAAAGACTTTAAATGTAACTGCTTAGAAAACCAAACACTGTTCAATACATTTATCTGATCAATTTATTACTAATGTGCATTTATtactaaacatacagtagctATTGttgaagaacctttatttttaagggtGTACTTTAGTGCAGGTTgcatttgtgtttcactgaattTCCTATTTGAAATACACACTAAATAGATTTCGTTTTTTAATTatctctttttctccccaatttggcatgcatAATTCCTACTACATAGTAGGTCCTCGTTGTCTTACAGTACACTTGTCACAGAACCACTCTCCCTTCTGAAGTGTCTTTATAAAGGATGCAACGGTGACACTTTGCAAGTCAACCCTTATGGGATTCAAACCAACACCCTTCAGTCACCAATATGCTACACTATCCCAACTTACAATATGACTTGAGACAATTTTCAACAGTCAATCCAAAGACTATAATTGGGTGTctgacaaataacatgtccacaaacactttttttaaacagaaagtCTGCATAAAGACTGCATAAAGGTGCACTGAGTACATTTTTTGTTCATGTTGTCTTGGgattacagtgacacctagtggtgtggatacaGCATTattgaaaatcaatatttttcagttaaAGTTGcgattgtagaaattcactattcacagtcaaccgttattaatttaatccacaagtgaaagtgtccaataacaggatggttactgagattaagagagtatactcagctggtcatgtgattctaacatggctgcccccatgtgcggaccctctccatgtagatttaaacagcttttataaggttgctGATACGACTGGAGTATTCATCTCaagtgagtgctcatgatttcctacaaatattgcaaaattacaattaatttctttagaagtaaaacttttttaatgagggaaaaatactaagtgcacctttaaggtaaAATTGTAGCTGTATTTAAGGTGCTGTGACTAgacatcatttttaaaatgtttaatcccTGCTTAA containing:
- the LOC127634799 gene encoding putative nuclease HARBI1, which encodes MSEDTIQKKFRLPRQQIQQLLDLISPDVSRQTRRNHPLSPEIQLLAALRFYAVGSSLEVVGDGYGLSKTSVWRCVRSVTNILLRHATDYIRMPSARHEVMEARQSFHAIAGIPQIIGLVNGTLIPIANPSALNKAFICRKGFAAINVQVVVDHRGMFADMVAKWPGSAHDSFVWANSVEVQDAERGFFGQSFFIGDSGYPLRTYLLNPVTNPTTRAEDNYNIAHIHTRNLVERSIGHWKMRFRCLHKSAGGLRLKPERCCAVAVVTAILHNIAVSGGAALPEEEEEEEEEEEEEGVHNPPQLRDALHAAGVQTRQQIIPNVFG